From Syntrophaceae bacterium, one genomic window encodes:
- a CDS encoding TAXI family TRAP transporter solute-binding subunit, whose product MKRAFLCIAAFMLVLALVPGGDALAQKKTFLTLSSGSPGGAYYPLGGGMAVIIEKTVDGFRCASESTGASVENTRLVGGGESDMGMVMGSIAYNATLGKDPFKQKYPLVALFQMYPAPEHIVTTKQSGIRSIKDLKGKKVSIDVPGSGCANMAKIILEEHGFKLNKDITIANLSQNESVQALKDGVVDAVFFNFAYPGAAVLDLASSRDIVLIPVDRSMADRIVKKYPYYIKIPIPAKTYPGQDKEVLCLGDSNVLVANQKMSDDVAYKITKAIFSNVKTGKFALVNIHPVAAQLTPANAVNSPIPLHPGAIRYFREVKALK is encoded by the coding sequence ATGAAGAGAGCTTTCCTGTGTATCGCGGCCTTCATGCTGGTCCTGGCGCTGGTCCCCGGCGGCGACGCCCTGGCACAGAAAAAAACCTTCCTCACCCTTTCGTCGGGAAGCCCCGGCGGCGCCTACTATCCCCTCGGCGGCGGCATGGCCGTCATCATCGAAAAGACCGTGGACGGGTTCCGCTGTGCCTCGGAATCCACGGGCGCCTCCGTCGAGAACACTCGTCTCGTCGGCGGCGGCGAATCGGACATGGGCATGGTGATGGGCAGCATCGCCTACAACGCCACCCTCGGCAAGGATCCCTTCAAGCAGAAGTACCCTCTCGTGGCCCTTTTCCAGATGTACCCGGCGCCGGAGCACATTGTGACGACGAAGCAGTCCGGAATCCGGTCCATCAAAGACCTGAAGGGAAAGAAGGTCTCCATCGACGTCCCCGGCAGCGGCTGCGCCAACATGGCGAAGATCATCCTCGAGGAGCACGGATTCAAGCTCAACAAGGACATCACCATCGCCAACCTCTCGCAGAACGAATCCGTCCAGGCCCTGAAGGACGGGGTCGTGGACGCCGTGTTCTTCAACTTCGCCTACCCGGGCGCCGCGGTCCTGGACCTGGCCTCCTCCCGGGATATCGTGCTGATCCCCGTCGATCGGTCCATGGCCGACCGGATCGTCAAGAAATATCCCTACTACATCAAGATCCCCATCCCGGCAAAAACCTATCCCGGACAGGATAAAGAGGTCCTGTGCCTCGGCGACTCCAACGTCCTGGTGGCCAACCAAAAGATGTCCGACGACGTGGCCTACAAGATCACCAAGGCCATCTTCAGCAACGTCAAGACAGGCAAATTCGCCCTTGTCAACATCCACCCGGTCGCCGCGCAGCTGACGCCGGCAAACGCCGTCAACAGCCCGATCCCGCTGCATCCGGGCGCAATCCGGTACTTCCGGGAAGTCAAAGCCCTCAAGTAA
- a CDS encoding TlpA family protein disulfide reductase, producing the protein MLLCAVLVSGWSGVSLAQPPVGGTLPEFTLSAPKDGGEKSYLGLSWLNRSFRIPELKAQVVIVEIFSMYCPYCQAEAPKVNQLYGMIEGNPVLKGKIKILGIGVGNSPYEVGVFKKKYNIPFPLFPDGDFRIHKLMGEVRTPYFIGVKIGSDGSHSVFYSKLGAFDSADSFLKSVIRLSGLQ; encoded by the coding sequence ATGTTGCTGTGCGCGGTGCTCGTTTCCGGGTGGAGCGGCGTCTCCCTTGCCCAGCCGCCGGTCGGGGGGACCCTGCCCGAATTCACGCTGTCCGCACCGAAGGACGGCGGCGAGAAAAGCTACCTGGGCCTGTCCTGGCTCAACCGGTCGTTCCGGATTCCCGAGCTGAAGGCCCAGGTCGTGATCGTCGAGATTTTCAGCATGTACTGCCCCTATTGCCAGGCGGAGGCGCCCAAGGTGAATCAGCTCTACGGGATGATCGAGGGCAACCCGGTCCTGAAGGGAAAGATCAAGATTCTCGGCATCGGGGTCGGCAATTCACCCTACGAAGTAGGCGTCTTCAAAAAGAAGTACAACATTCCCTTTCCCCTCTTCCCCGACGGGGACTTCCGGATCCACAAGCTCATGGGTGAGGTGCGGACTCCCTACTTCATCGGGGTGAAGATCGGTTCCGACGGCTCCCATTCGGTCTTTTACTCGAAACTGGGGGCTTTTGACAGCGCCGATTCTTTCCTTAAATCCGTGATCCGGCTGTCGGGACTCCAGTAG
- a CDS encoding peroxiredoxin, which produces MLQRKTVWIWVAAAFVLLFSAREAPALSEAYKGNIYNPGILKPTDSRLKVSVGRAAPDFTLPSVGGERVTLGSYRGKKNVVLSFVPAAWTPVCSDQWPGYNIVKDLFDGHDAVLLGITVDNIPTLFSWTNQMGKLWFPVLSDFWPHGAVAERYGVLRTDGTTERALFVIDKQGVIRYIDVHDINQRPSLEALVTELEKLR; this is translated from the coding sequence ATGCTGCAAAGAAAAACCGTCTGGATCTGGGTTGCCGCAGCCTTCGTGCTGCTTTTCTCCGCCCGGGAGGCGCCTGCACTGTCGGAGGCCTACAAGGGCAACATCTACAACCCCGGGATTCTCAAGCCCACCGACAGCAGGCTCAAGGTGAGCGTCGGCCGGGCGGCCCCGGATTTCACGCTGCCGTCGGTCGGAGGCGAACGGGTGACCCTCGGCTCCTATCGGGGAAAGAAGAACGTGGTCCTTTCCTTCGTTCCCGCCGCCTGGACCCCCGTGTGCTCCGACCAGTGGCCGGGGTACAACATCGTGAAGGATCTTTTCGACGGGCATGACGCGGTTCTCCTGGGCATCACCGTGGACAACATTCCCACCCTTTTCTCCTGGACGAACCAGATGGGGAAGCTGTGGTTCCCGGTCCTGTCGGACTTCTGGCCCCACGGGGCCGTGGCGGAACGCTACGGCGTCCTCCGCACCGATGGAACCACCGAGCGGGCCCTGTTTGTCATCGACAAACAGGGCGTCATCCGGTACATCGACGTCCATGACATCAACCAGAGGCCGTCCCTGGAGGCGCTGGTGACGGAGCTGGAGAAACTTCGCTGA
- a CDS encoding DUF4301 family protein, which produces MTHASWSEADLRQMAESGLSVEKMEEQLARFRTGTSPLRLDRPCTAGDGILVLPPQERERCERAFEEPVCAGRVMKFVPASGAASRMFRDWHRACSERGFAGEGEDASFLESLHDYAFYDDLKSRVAARGCSLDEWRAGGQCPEILDVILKPEGLGYGSLPKALLKFHDYPEGSRTALEEHLAEAALYVRDAASVCRIHFTVSPEHRTLVEDHLKEAVAACERRFGVGLQVGLSVQDPSTDTIAVDPENRPFRGDDGRLVFRPGGHGSLLKNLDSLDADIVILKNIDNVVPDRLKEPTVRWKKILGGFLADLERDLHRLLRRIEEGALGPAEMEGMVRFCRERLHAPMPPEVAAAPPEITEAWLFARMNRPLRVCGMVRNEGEPGGGPFWVSGAGGAPSLQIVEEFQVDRSDAGQRAVWEAATHFNPVDLALTLRDFRGERFELNRFVDSAAVSITRKSEKGRDLKALELPGLWNGAMAFWNTIFVEVPLETFNPVKVVEDLLRPQHRRT; this is translated from the coding sequence ATGACGCATGCATCCTGGTCGGAGGCGGACCTGCGCCAGATGGCAGAGTCCGGTCTCTCCGTGGAGAAGATGGAAGAACAGCTGGCCCGGTTCCGAACGGGCACGTCGCCGCTTCGGCTGGACAGACCCTGCACCGCGGGAGACGGGATCCTCGTCCTTCCTCCCCAGGAGCGGGAACGGTGCGAGCGGGCTTTCGAAGAACCGGTCTGTGCGGGGCGCGTGATGAAGTTCGTTCCCGCCTCCGGGGCTGCGAGCCGCATGTTCCGGGACTGGCACCGGGCCTGTTCGGAGAGGGGATTTGCGGGAGAAGGGGAAGATGCGTCCTTTCTGGAATCGCTGCATGACTACGCCTTTTACGACGATCTCAAGTCCCGGGTCGCCGCCCGGGGCTGCTCGCTGGACGAATGGCGCGCCGGGGGGCAATGCCCGGAGATCCTCGACGTCATCCTCAAGCCGGAGGGGCTTGGTTACGGCTCCCTCCCCAAGGCCCTCCTGAAATTCCACGATTACCCCGAGGGAAGCCGCACGGCCCTGGAGGAACACCTGGCGGAGGCCGCCCTTTATGTCCGGGACGCCGCGTCCGTCTGCCGTATCCACTTCACCGTCTCGCCGGAGCACCGGACCCTCGTTGAAGATCACCTGAAAGAGGCCGTCGCCGCCTGCGAGCGCCGGTTCGGAGTCGGCCTGCAGGTGGGCCTGTCGGTTCAGGATCCCTCCACGGACACCATCGCCGTGGATCCGGAGAACCGGCCGTTCCGGGGAGACGACGGGCGCCTCGTATTCCGTCCCGGGGGCCACGGATCCTTGCTGAAGAACCTGGACTCCCTCGACGCAGACATCGTTATCCTGAAGAATATCGACAATGTGGTGCCCGATCGCCTCAAGGAGCCCACGGTCCGGTGGAAAAAGATCCTGGGCGGGTTTCTGGCGGACCTCGAGCGGGATCTGCACCGCCTTCTCCGCCGCATCGAGGAAGGCGCCCTGGGGCCCGCGGAGATGGAAGGCATGGTCCGCTTCTGCCGGGAGCGGCTCCATGCGCCGATGCCTCCGGAAGTGGCGGCAGCCCCGCCGGAGATTACGGAGGCGTGGCTGTTTGCGCGGATGAACCGCCCGCTTCGGGTCTGCGGCATGGTGAGGAATGAGGGCGAGCCGGGCGGGGGTCCCTTCTGGGTGTCCGGCGCAGGCGGTGCCCCGTCCCTGCAGATCGTCGAGGAATTCCAGGTGGATCGCTCGGACGCCGGACAGCGGGCCGTCTGGGAAGCCGCCACTCACTTCAATCCGGTGGATCTGGCGCTGACTTTACGCGATTTCCGGGGGGAGCGGTTCGAACTGAACCGGTTTGTGGATTCCGCAGCCGTATCCATCACGCGGAAGTCGGAGAAGGGAAGGGACCTGAAAGCCCTGGAGCTGCCCGGGCTCTGGAACGGTGCCATGGCCTTCTGGAACACGATCTTCGTGGAAGTCCCCCTGGAGACCTTCAATCCCGTCAAGGTCGTGGAGGATCTCCTCCGGCCCCAGCACCGCCGAACCTGA
- a CDS encoding D-alanine--D-alanine ligase translates to MAEQAGGRIRVGIVMGGLSSEKEVSLESGRNIFSKIDRKKYDPTAIFMDGEARFWEIPVKLIMRNSTKDIEEDLAGEASLIPYETLRERFDVLCIGLHGKYGEDGCLQGLLELLQVPYTGSGVLASALGMDKGVCRRLLAAGGIDVPQTVAVTAARWAADSEAVMKEIGETAGFPCVVKPTREGCSTAVKKVVSAAGIPDALADAFTWDNTALVEEFLSGIEVTCGVLGSEAPEALVPSETIPTTEILSLEDKFLYGQGENKTPARVPDDVLQRIRETAVRAFQVLDLKGYARIDMFVRPDGRVAVLEPNTLPGMTPSTVLFHQAAAAGITQAGVIDRIIQSALQDHAAKRGPL, encoded by the coding sequence ATGGCCGAACAGGCAGGCGGGCGGATCCGGGTAGGGATTGTCATGGGGGGACTCTCCTCCGAGAAGGAGGTGTCCCTGGAGAGCGGGCGCAACATCTTCAGCAAGATCGACCGGAAAAAATACGACCCCACGGCGATCTTCATGGACGGCGAGGCCCGTTTCTGGGAGATCCCGGTCAAGCTGATCATGCGCAACAGTACGAAGGACATCGAGGAGGACCTAGCCGGGGAGGCGTCCCTCATTCCATATGAGACACTCCGGGAGCGCTTTGACGTCCTGTGCATCGGCCTTCACGGAAAATACGGGGAGGACGGGTGCCTCCAAGGACTTCTGGAACTGCTCCAGGTGCCGTACACGGGATCGGGTGTCCTGGCCTCCGCCCTGGGCATGGACAAGGGCGTCTGCCGGAGGCTTCTTGCGGCCGGCGGGATCGATGTCCCGCAAACCGTTGCCGTGACCGCGGCCCGCTGGGCGGCGGATTCCGAGGCGGTCATGAAAGAAATCGGCGAAACCGCTGGTTTCCCCTGCGTCGTCAAGCCCACCCGGGAAGGGTGCAGCACGGCCGTCAAGAAAGTGGTCTCGGCGGCAGGGATCCCGGACGCTCTCGCGGACGCCTTCACGTGGGACAACACGGCCCTGGTGGAGGAATTCCTTTCCGGCATCGAGGTCACCTGCGGCGTACTGGGGTCGGAAGCGCCCGAGGCGCTCGTTCCGTCCGAGACGATCCCCACGACGGAGATCCTCTCCCTGGAGGACAAGTTCCTGTATGGCCAGGGAGAGAACAAGACGCCCGCCCGGGTTCCCGACGATGTGCTCCAGCGGATCCGGGAGACGGCGGTCAGGGCCTTTCAGGTCCTGGACCTGAAGGGGTATGCCCGGATCGACATGTTCGTCCGTCCCGACGGCCGGGTGGCCGTCCTGGAACCCAACACCCTTCCGGGGATGACGCCTTCCACGGTTCTGTTCCACCAGGCGGCGGCGGCCGGAATCACCCAGGCCGGCGTCATCGACCGGATCATCCAGTCCGCCCTGCAGGATCACGCGGCCAAGCGAGGGCCCCTGTGA
- a CDS encoding ABC transporter permease, whose protein sequence is MNGPTATVERIGRIVLENVEELGRILLLFLSALSWMVRPPLKPRHILKQMEFVGVKSIFVVVLTGTFTGMVMALQGYHGFRMFAAESLVGSTVALGMTRELGPVLTSLMVTARAGSAMAAELGTMRVTEQIDALAVMAVNPVKHLVVPRLVAGVLMVPLLTVVSDFMGILGGYFVGVHILNINSGAFMKNIFKYVTLGDIYNGLVKAACFGLLMSLIGCYKGFNTRGGAEGVGRATTEAVVLASISILVSDYILTAIMF, encoded by the coding sequence ATGAACGGCCCGACCGCCACCGTTGAGCGCATCGGCCGGATCGTCCTGGAGAACGTCGAGGAACTGGGGAGGATCCTCCTCCTTTTCCTGTCGGCCCTGTCCTGGATGGTCCGCCCTCCCCTGAAGCCGCGCCACATCCTCAAGCAGATGGAATTCGTGGGTGTCAAGTCCATCTTCGTGGTGGTCCTGACGGGAACCTTCACGGGGATGGTCATGGCGCTCCAGGGATATCACGGATTCAGGATGTTTGCCGCGGAGAGCCTCGTCGGATCCACCGTGGCCCTCGGGATGACCCGCGAACTGGGACCGGTGCTGACGTCCCTCATGGTCACCGCCCGGGCCGGCTCCGCCATGGCGGCCGAGCTGGGCACCATGCGCGTCACGGAGCAGATCGACGCCCTGGCGGTCATGGCCGTCAATCCGGTGAAGCACCTAGTCGTACCCCGGCTCGTCGCCGGGGTCCTGATGGTTCCGCTCCTCACCGTCGTATCGGATTTCATGGGCATTCTCGGGGGATACTTCGTCGGGGTCCACATCCTGAACATCAACTCCGGCGCCTTCATGAAAAATATCTTCAAGTACGTAACCTTGGGTGATATCTACAACGGCCTGGTGAAAGCCGCGTGTTTCGGCCTACTGATGTCCCTCATCGGCTGTTACAAGGGTTTCAACACCCGGGGCGGCGCCGAAGGGGTAGGCCGGGCCACGACGGAAGCCGTGGTCCTGGCGTCCATTTCGATCCTGGTGAGCGACTACATCCTGACGGCGATCATGTTCTGA
- a CDS encoding ABC transporter ATP-binding protein, producing the protein MIQLVDIHKSFGKQKVLDGLNLTVEEGKTTVIIGRSGGGKSVLLKHIIGLIRPDRGQVLVDGEDITILNDKDLNEVRKKFGMLFQEAALFDSMNVAENVAFPLREHTKMSNGEIMDVVRDRLGAVGLSGVEEKMPSELSGGMRKRVGLARALAMRPQIILFDEPTTGLDPVMTEAINQLIVETQRAFNLTCVVISHDIQSVFEIGHRVAMLYEGRIIEFGTPEEVRASRNPVMVQFLTGSTEGPIQIL; encoded by the coding sequence ATGATACAACTGGTTGATATTCATAAGTCCTTCGGAAAACAGAAGGTTCTCGACGGCCTGAACCTCACCGTCGAGGAGGGGAAGACGACCGTCATCATCGGCCGCAGCGGGGGTGGCAAGAGCGTCCTCCTGAAGCACATCATCGGCCTAATCCGCCCGGACCGGGGGCAGGTGCTTGTCGACGGGGAAGACATCACCATCCTGAACGACAAGGACCTCAACGAGGTCCGCAAGAAGTTCGGCATGCTCTTCCAGGAAGCGGCCCTCTTCGATTCCATGAACGTGGCGGAGAACGTGGCCTTTCCCCTCCGCGAGCACACAAAGATGTCCAACGGGGAAATCATGGACGTCGTTCGCGACCGGCTGGGCGCGGTGGGGCTGTCCGGGGTGGAGGAGAAGATGCCCTCGGAGCTGAGCGGCGGCATGAGGAAGCGCGTGGGGCTGGCCCGGGCGCTGGCGATGCGGCCGCAGATCATCCTCTTCGACGAGCCCACGACGGGACTGGACCCCGTCATGACGGAGGCCATCAACCAGCTCATTGTCGAGACCCAGCGGGCCTTCAATCTGACCTGCGTGGTCATCAGCCACGATATCCAGTCGGTCTTCGAGATCGGCCACCGCGTCGCCATGCTTTATGAAGGCCGGATCATCGAATTCGGGACACCGGAGGAAGTCCGGGCGTCCCGCAACCCCGTGATGGTCCAGTTCCTCACGGGAAGCACGGAAGGGCCCATTCAGATCCTGTAA
- a CDS encoding MCE family protein has translation MTSISTEAKVGLFVLAGIIILAFMSFQVSQPGFGLKRGYTIKVVFENAAGLDKDASIQVAGVEVGRVESIALEEGKALITLRIKSDVKLPKDVTASIRTHGLLGDKYVELSAGTKGNGNLEEGEQIAYVERQADVDKLIHQISGISEDIRGVTTTLNKVLGGKAGEEAVGDIVGSIRQLAVNLNAVVKNNERTLHAMLENGRMLSENLNKVVTQNDQKIAQVVENLQSASKEMEKTFASLSEVTEGIKKGEGTVGKLLKDDEMADRLNKTVASLQDVSDKLSQGKGTLGKLINEDETVTNLNTGLTGINRYLAKQEQYRTHLGYRGEYLFESNNWKSYVDLRIQPREDYFYILGLVADPRGRKYIRDYTVNGVTSRVEEWDKNGLLFNAQVAKRYRDVVLRGGIFESTGGAGLDYLAFNDRLKLTFEAFDFTDDNRRAHLKGYGEWRLLKYLYLTAGWDDFINSDNRSPFVGFSIRFEDDDLKYLMTSAPIPK, from the coding sequence ATGACATCCATCAGCACGGAAGCAAAAGTGGGGCTTTTCGTCCTCGCGGGCATCATCATCCTGGCCTTCATGTCCTTCCAGGTCTCCCAGCCGGGATTCGGACTGAAGCGGGGCTATACGATCAAGGTGGTCTTCGAGAACGCGGCGGGCCTTGACAAGGACGCCTCCATCCAGGTGGCCGGCGTCGAGGTGGGACGGGTCGAGTCCATCGCCCTCGAGGAAGGGAAAGCCCTCATCACCCTGCGAATCAAGTCGGACGTGAAGCTTCCCAAGGATGTGACGGCCTCCATCCGGACCCATGGACTCCTGGGGGATAAATACGTCGAGCTTTCCGCCGGGACCAAGGGAAACGGCAATCTTGAAGAGGGAGAGCAGATCGCCTACGTGGAGCGCCAGGCCGACGTGGACAAGCTGATCCATCAGATCTCCGGGATCTCCGAGGATATACGGGGCGTTACGACGACCCTGAACAAGGTCCTGGGCGGCAAGGCGGGCGAGGAAGCCGTGGGGGACATCGTCGGCAGCATCCGGCAGCTGGCCGTTAATCTCAACGCCGTCGTGAAGAACAATGAGCGGACCCTTCACGCCATGCTGGAAAACGGCCGCATGCTGAGCGAAAACCTCAACAAGGTGGTGACCCAGAACGATCAGAAAATCGCCCAGGTGGTGGAGAACCTCCAGAGCGCCTCCAAGGAGATGGAGAAGACCTTTGCGTCCCTGAGCGAGGTTACCGAGGGGATCAAGAAAGGGGAGGGGACCGTCGGGAAGCTCCTGAAAGACGATGAAATGGCGGACCGGCTCAACAAGACCGTGGCCTCCCTGCAGGACGTCTCGGACAAGCTCAGCCAGGGGAAAGGCACCCTGGGAAAACTCATCAACGAGGATGAGACCGTGACCAACCTGAACACGGGCCTCACCGGCATCAACCGCTACCTGGCCAAGCAGGAGCAGTACCGGACCCACCTGGGCTACCGGGGCGAATACCTTTTCGAGAGCAACAACTGGAAGAGTTACGTGGACCTCCGGATCCAGCCCCGGGAGGATTATTTTTACATCCTGGGACTCGTGGCCGATCCGCGGGGCCGGAAATACATCCGGGATTACACGGTTAACGGCGTCACAAGCCGGGTGGAGGAATGGGACAAGAACGGACTCCTGTTCAACGCCCAGGTGGCCAAGCGTTACCGGGACGTCGTCCTCCGGGGCGGCATCTTCGAATCCACCGGCGGGGCGGGTCTTGACTACCTGGCCTTCAACGACCGCCTCAAGCTGACCTTCGAGGCCTTCGACTTCACCGACGACAACCGTCGAGCCCACCTGAAAGGGTACGGCGAGTGGCGCCTCCTCAAGTACCTTTACCTGACCGCCGGCTGGGACGATTTCATCAATTCGGACAACCGTTCCCCCTTCGTGGGATTTTCGATCCGTTTCGAGGACGACGACCTGAAGTACCTGATGACCTCGGCGCCGATTCCGAAATAA